A genomic segment from Williamwhitmania sp. encodes:
- a CDS encoding OmpA family protein, protein MRKSIGILAVGLTSIIVFSCVPAKEFQTLQDKNQKCEEERERFSVENQSVNVKNQELRSKVDVLQKEVDHLVADSTRLAQENLAFMQDNENLKKRYADLEAAQNGLLSSNSVETKKLLSQLQENQVELQRREDALRELERKLNQRKSDLDKMQTNLTKLQADLESRNARLLELEKVLHRKDSVVAALKRKVSDALLGFEGKGLTVRVQNGKVYVSLEEKLLFKSGSWEVDPKGAEAIKKLSDVLVANPDINVNIEGHTDDVPYKGKGQITDNWDLSVKRATAIVKILLQNKKLNPKRVVASGRSEYLPVDPAKTAEARQKNRRTEIILTPKLDELLEILDNN, encoded by the coding sequence ATGAGGAAGTCGATTGGCATTTTAGCAGTTGGGTTAACCAGCATTATTGTCTTCTCTTGCGTTCCTGCAAAAGAGTTTCAGACATTACAGGACAAGAATCAAAAATGTGAAGAGGAACGGGAACGATTTTCTGTTGAGAACCAATCGGTCAACGTGAAAAATCAGGAGCTGCGGAGCAAGGTCGATGTTTTGCAGAAGGAGGTGGACCATCTGGTTGCCGACTCTACGCGCTTAGCACAGGAGAACCTGGCGTTCATGCAAGATAACGAGAATTTGAAAAAACGCTATGCCGATTTGGAGGCGGCTCAAAATGGCTTGCTGAGTAGCAATTCTGTTGAAACCAAAAAGTTACTTAGCCAACTTCAGGAGAATCAAGTTGAACTGCAGCGACGTGAAGACGCGCTTCGGGAGTTGGAGCGTAAGCTCAACCAACGCAAGAGCGATTTGGATAAGATGCAGACCAATCTAACAAAGTTACAGGCTGATTTGGAGTCTAGAAATGCTCGGCTACTTGAGCTGGAAAAGGTGCTGCACCGAAAAGATTCGGTTGTGGCCGCGCTTAAACGAAAAGTCTCTGATGCACTGCTCGGGTTTGAAGGCAAAGGACTTACGGTGAGGGTGCAAAATGGAAAGGTGTATGTATCGCTGGAGGAGAAGTTGCTTTTTAAATCGGGAAGTTGGGAGGTTGATCCCAAGGGTGCCGAGGCCATTAAAAAGTTGTCCGATGTGTTGGTGGCTAACCCCGATATTAACGTAAACATTGAAGGCCACACCGATGATGTACCTTACAAAGGGAAGGGACAAATTACCGATAACTGGGATTTGAGCGTGAAGCGTGCCACCGCTATTGTAAAAATTCTTTTGCAGAATAAGAAGTTAAATCCCAAGCGCGTTGTTGCCAGCGGTAGAAGTGAATATCTGCCAGTTGACCCGGCAAAGACCGCTGAAGCTCGCCAAAAAAACAGACGGACCGAAATTATTCTTACCCCAAAGCTTGACGAGTTGCTTGAGATTCTCGACAACAACTAA